A stretch of the Corylus avellana chromosome ca6, CavTom2PMs-1.0 genome encodes the following:
- the LOC132185901 gene encoding LEAF RUST 10 DISEASE-RESISTANCE LOCUS RECEPTOR-LIKE PROTEIN KINASE-like 1.2 isoform X1, translating to MDFHLSLSSIIIILFLSFFLTILPLSYCDEDDPLVVCNSTYNCGGISIPFPFWGGTRPEVCGHQVYNLRCGNEYPVIEIEGIDFDVLNISSRTITIARDISWGGPCPPPPELINTTLVYTLFDHASTNHNITMFYGCHALQDNIPGPNRFNCSEGVGSDEKNDSFYLVDQSPLSVQFHERLQSNCDINIKVPILQSSANDLLHDPQGGAPAVRQAMDKGFEVEYSNPLATFCRACEVSGGVCGGSNSTGALVCYCRDQRQSNYTCLIPTKVLTVTGHKKWNLGLKIGIGFGAATGTVAIMLVIFFFYQRRNKKKYGPSSYVSRSISSYPSSMTDREMGISNYFGAPLFNYSELEEATKNFDSSKELGEGGFGTVYYGKLRDGREVAVKRLYENNCRRVEQFMNEIAILTRLRHQNLVQLYGCTSRHSRELVLVYEYIPNGTIADHLHGKKAKPGALRWPTRMKIALETASALTYLHASDIIHRDVKTNNILLDNNFCVKVADFGLSRLFPTDVSHVSTAPQGTPGYVDPEYHECYQLNGKSDVFSFGVVLIELISSMPAVDITRHRHEINLSTMAINKIQNHTLHELVDKSLGFQSDYRVQRMITAVAELAFQCLQYVKDVRPSMGEVLEALQDIQNKDYSKDEAEEMGKAADDVGLLKRDSLPLSPDSALNWISTSTTSTSSS from the exons ATGGatttccatctctctctttcttccatcatcatcatcctatTCCTCTCCTTCTTCTTAACAATACTACCACTGTCTTACTGCGACGAAGATGATCCTTTAGTGGTGTGCAACAGTACATATAACTGTGGAGGCATCAGCATTCCGTTCCCTTTCTGGGGAGGTACCCGACCTGAAGTTTGCGGTCATCAAGTGTACAACCTCAGGTGCGGCAATGAATACCCGGTTATCGAAATTGAAGGAATAGACTTCGACGTTCTAAACATATCTTCTCGAACCATTACCATTGCAAGGGACATCAGCTGGGGTGGTCCTTGTCCTCCACCTCCAGAGCTGATAAATACCACCTTGGTTTACACTTTGTTTGATCACGCTTCAACCAATCATAACATAACTATGTTCTACGGTTGCCATGCTCTTCAAGACAACATACCAGGCCcaaatagatttaattgcaGCGAAGGAGTTGGTTCCGATGAGAAAAATGATTCTTTTTACTTGGTAGACCAATCCCCCTTGAGCGTCCAATTCCATGAACGACTTCAAAGCAATTGCGACATCAATATCAAGGTTCCGATTCTCCAGAGTAGTGCTAATGATCTTCTTCACGACCCTCAGGGTGGAGCCCCGGCAGTTCGTCAAGCAATGGATAAAGGTTTTGAGGTGGAATACAGCAATCCATTGGCGACTTTCTGTAGGGCGTGTGAGGTTTCAGGTGGGGTATGTGGTGGTTCTAACTCCACGGGGGCGTTGGTCTGCTATTGCCGTGACCAACGGCAATCTAATTATACATGTCTGATTCCAACGAAAG TGCTTACTGTTACAGGCCATAAGAAATGGAATTTGGGACTGAAGATTGGTATAG GTTTTGGCGCTGCTACTGGAACCGTGGCTATAATGttggtcattttctttttctatcaaCGCCGCAACAAGAAGAAATATGGTCCCTCATCCTATGTCTCCCGAAGCATCTCTTCTTATCCTTCTTCTATGACAGATCGTGAAATGGGAATTAGTAACTACTTTGGAGCTCCTCTCTTCAACTACAGTGAACTTGAAGAAGCCACTAAAAATTTTGATTCCTCCAAAGAACTTGGAGAGGGAGGCTTTGGCACCGTATACTATG GCAAACTTCGAGATGGGCGTGAAGTTGCAGTCAAGCGCTTATATGAAAACAACTGCAGGAGAGTTGAGCAATTCATGAATGAAATTGCGATCCTTACTCGCTTACGCCACCAAAATCTCGTCCAACTTTATGGGTGCACCTCCCGTCACAGTCGCGAACTCGTGCTTGTTTATGAATACATTCCTAATGGCACCATTGCTGATCATCTTCATGGCAAAAAAGCAAAACCTGGTGCACTGCGATGGCCAACTCGAATGAAGATTGCCTTAGAGACTGCAAGTGCTTTGACATATCTCCATGCTTCTGATATCATCCACCGTGATgtgaaaacaaacaatattcttcTTGACAACAATTTTTGTGTGAAAGTCGCAGATTTTGGACTGTCTCGCCTTTTTCCAACCGACGTCTCCCATGTTTCAACTGCTCCACAAGGGACTCCTGGTTACGTCGACCCAGAGTATCACGAATGCTACCAGCTTAATGGCAAGAGCGATGTCTTTAGCTTCGGGGTAGTCTTGATCGAGCTTATATCATCCATGCCTGCTGTTGACATCACAAGGCATCGACATGAAATCAATTTGTCCACCATGGCTATCAACAAGATTCAAAACCACACATTGCATGAGCTTGTAGACAAATCTCTTGGATTTCAATCAGACTACAGGGTGCAGAGAATGATTACTGCAGTGGCGGAGTTGGCATTTCAGTGTCTGCAATATGTTAAAGACGTGAGACCATCGATGGGGGAAGTGCTGGAAGCACTACAGGATATACAAAATAAGGATTACAGTAAAGATGAGGCAGAGGAGATGGGCAAAGCAGCAGATGATGTTGGATTGTTGAAGAGGGATTCACTGCCACTTTCTCCTGATTCTGCTCTAAATTGGATCAGCACTTCTACAACATCAACTAGCAGTAGTTAA
- the LOC132185901 gene encoding LEAF RUST 10 DISEASE-RESISTANCE LOCUS RECEPTOR-LIKE PROTEIN KINASE-like 1.2 isoform X3: MDTQNFFTSHICILFIIFTNLANRALSVNQKFQDCAPRACGNGPNISYPFWILDEQESFCGYPSFGITCNEQNPVLKISNDEYIIKDIFYSYHSLLVANAAAYRDACPTPSHNVSLDRTPFNLSMYRSDFSIFYNCTSLPQYPTYGLGCASSDTLHSFAVFHEEASSETCQSLVDVPVDMPFGVNFKSLLNMNYTEILKMGFLLNWTAPNCSNCEQSGGRCGFDNSEFVCFCQDRAHHKTCDDGHKKWNLGLKIGIGFGAATGTVAIMLVIFFFYQRRNKKKYGPSSYVSRSISSYPSSMTDREMGISNYFGAPLFNYSELEEATKNFDSSKELGEGGFGTVYYGKLRDGREVAVKRLYENNCRRVEQFMNEIAILTRLRHQNLVQLYGCTSRHSRELVLVYEYIPNGTIADHLHGKKAKPGALRWPTRMKIALETASALTYLHASDIIHRDVKTNNILLDNNFCVKVADFGLSRLFPTDVSHVSTAPQGTPGYVDPEYHECYQLNGKSDVFSFGVVLIELISSMPAVDITRHRHEINLSTMAINKIQNHTLHELVDKSLGFQSDYRVQRMITAVAELAFQCLQYVKDVRPSMGEVLEALQDIQNKDYSKDEAEEMGKAADDVGLLKRDSLPLSPDSALNWISTSTTSTSSS, translated from the exons ATGGACACCCAAAACTTCTTCACCTCCCATATATGCATTTTGTTCATCATCTTCACCAACTTAGCGAACCGCGCTCTATCCGTTAACCAAAAGTTCCAAGACTGCGCGCCTCGTGCTTGTGGAAATGGCCCAAACATAAGCTACCCCTTTTGGATACTTGATGAACAGGAATCTTTCTGTGGCTACCCCAGCTTTGGTATTACCTGCAACGAGCAAAACCCAGTTCTCAAAATTTCCAATGATGAATATATCATTAAAGATATCTTTTACTCCTACCATTCACTTCTCGTGGCCAATGCCGCCGCCTATAGGGACGCATGCCCTACTCCTTCGCATAACGTTAGCCTTGATCGAACCCCATTTAATCTTAGTATGTATCGTAGTGATTTCTCCATCTTCTACAACTGCACTTCACTGCCTCAATACCCCACATATGGGTTAGGCTGTGCTAGCAGTGATACCCTTCATTCTTTCGCTGTTTTCCACGAGGAAGCCTCGTCGGAAACGTGCCAGTCTCTGGTTGATGTGCCCGTGGATATGCCTTTTGGAGTCAACTTCAAAAGCTTGTTGAACATGAATTATACTGAAATTTTAAAGATGGGTTTCTTGTTGAATTGGACTGCACCTAACTGCAGCAACTGTGAGCAAAGTGGTGGACGCTGTGGATTCGATAATAgtgaatttgtttgtttttgccaAGACCGGGCTCATCACAAAACCTGCGATGATG GCCATAAGAAATGGAATTTGGGACTGAAGATTGGTATAG GTTTTGGCGCTGCTACTGGAACCGTGGCTATAATGttggtcattttctttttctatcaaCGCCGCAACAAGAAGAAATATGGTCCCTCATCCTATGTCTCCCGAAGCATCTCTTCTTATCCTTCTTCTATGACAGATCGTGAAATGGGAATTAGTAACTACTTTGGAGCTCCTCTCTTCAACTACAGTGAACTTGAAGAAGCCACTAAAAATTTTGATTCCTCCAAAGAACTTGGAGAGGGAGGCTTTGGCACCGTATACTATG GCAAACTTCGAGATGGGCGTGAAGTTGCAGTCAAGCGCTTATATGAAAACAACTGCAGGAGAGTTGAGCAATTCATGAATGAAATTGCGATCCTTACTCGCTTACGCCACCAAAATCTCGTCCAACTTTATGGGTGCACCTCCCGTCACAGTCGCGAACTCGTGCTTGTTTATGAATACATTCCTAATGGCACCATTGCTGATCATCTTCATGGCAAAAAAGCAAAACCTGGTGCACTGCGATGGCCAACTCGAATGAAGATTGCCTTAGAGACTGCAAGTGCTTTGACATATCTCCATGCTTCTGATATCATCCACCGTGATgtgaaaacaaacaatattcttcTTGACAACAATTTTTGTGTGAAAGTCGCAGATTTTGGACTGTCTCGCCTTTTTCCAACCGACGTCTCCCATGTTTCAACTGCTCCACAAGGGACTCCTGGTTACGTCGACCCAGAGTATCACGAATGCTACCAGCTTAATGGCAAGAGCGATGTCTTTAGCTTCGGGGTAGTCTTGATCGAGCTTATATCATCCATGCCTGCTGTTGACATCACAAGGCATCGACATGAAATCAATTTGTCCACCATGGCTATCAACAAGATTCAAAACCACACATTGCATGAGCTTGTAGACAAATCTCTTGGATTTCAATCAGACTACAGGGTGCAGAGAATGATTACTGCAGTGGCGGAGTTGGCATTTCAGTGTCTGCAATATGTTAAAGACGTGAGACCATCGATGGGGGAAGTGCTGGAAGCACTACAGGATATACAAAATAAGGATTACAGTAAAGATGAGGCAGAGGAGATGGGCAAAGCAGCAGATGATGTTGGATTGTTGAAGAGGGATTCACTGCCACTTTCTCCTGATTCTGCTCTAAATTGGATCAGCACTTCTACAACATCAACTAGCAGTAGTTAA
- the LOC132185901 gene encoding LEAF RUST 10 DISEASE-RESISTANCE LOCUS RECEPTOR-LIKE PROTEIN KINASE-like 1.2 isoform X2, with amino-acid sequence MDTQNFFTSHICILFIIFTNLANRALSVNQKFQDCAPRACGNGPNISYPFWILDEQESFCGYPSFGITCNEQNPVLKISNDEYIIKDIFYSYHSLLVANAAAYRDACPTPSHNVSLDRTPFNLSMYRSDFSIFYNCTSLPQYPTYGLGCASSDTLHSFAVFHEEASSETCQSLVDVPVDMPFGVNFKSLLNMNYTEILKMGFLLNWTAPNCSNCEQSGGRCGFDNSEFVCFCQDRAHHKTCDDVLTVTGHKKWNLGLKIGIGFGAATGTVAIMLVIFFFYQRRNKKKYGPSSYVSRSISSYPSSMTDREMGISNYFGAPLFNYSELEEATKNFDSSKELGEGGFGTVYYGKLRDGREVAVKRLYENNCRRVEQFMNEIAILTRLRHQNLVQLYGCTSRHSRELVLVYEYIPNGTIADHLHGKKAKPGALRWPTRMKIALETASALTYLHASDIIHRDVKTNNILLDNNFCVKVADFGLSRLFPTDVSHVSTAPQGTPGYVDPEYHECYQLNGKSDVFSFGVVLIELISSMPAVDITRHRHEINLSTMAINKIQNHTLHELVDKSLGFQSDYRVQRMITAVAELAFQCLQYVKDVRPSMGEVLEALQDIQNKDYSKDEAEEMGKAADDVGLLKRDSLPLSPDSALNWISTSTTSTSSS; translated from the exons ATGGACACCCAAAACTTCTTCACCTCCCATATATGCATTTTGTTCATCATCTTCACCAACTTAGCGAACCGCGCTCTATCCGTTAACCAAAAGTTCCAAGACTGCGCGCCTCGTGCTTGTGGAAATGGCCCAAACATAAGCTACCCCTTTTGGATACTTGATGAACAGGAATCTTTCTGTGGCTACCCCAGCTTTGGTATTACCTGCAACGAGCAAAACCCAGTTCTCAAAATTTCCAATGATGAATATATCATTAAAGATATCTTTTACTCCTACCATTCACTTCTCGTGGCCAATGCCGCCGCCTATAGGGACGCATGCCCTACTCCTTCGCATAACGTTAGCCTTGATCGAACCCCATTTAATCTTAGTATGTATCGTAGTGATTTCTCCATCTTCTACAACTGCACTTCACTGCCTCAATACCCCACATATGGGTTAGGCTGTGCTAGCAGTGATACCCTTCATTCTTTCGCTGTTTTCCACGAGGAAGCCTCGTCGGAAACGTGCCAGTCTCTGGTTGATGTGCCCGTGGATATGCCTTTTGGAGTCAACTTCAAAAGCTTGTTGAACATGAATTATACTGAAATTTTAAAGATGGGTTTCTTGTTGAATTGGACTGCACCTAACTGCAGCAACTGTGAGCAAAGTGGTGGACGCTGTGGATTCGATAATAgtgaatttgtttgtttttgccaAGACCGGGCTCATCACAAAACCTGCGATGATG TGCTTACTGTTACAGGCCATAAGAAATGGAATTTGGGACTGAAGATTGGTATAG GTTTTGGCGCTGCTACTGGAACCGTGGCTATAATGttggtcattttctttttctatcaaCGCCGCAACAAGAAGAAATATGGTCCCTCATCCTATGTCTCCCGAAGCATCTCTTCTTATCCTTCTTCTATGACAGATCGTGAAATGGGAATTAGTAACTACTTTGGAGCTCCTCTCTTCAACTACAGTGAACTTGAAGAAGCCACTAAAAATTTTGATTCCTCCAAAGAACTTGGAGAGGGAGGCTTTGGCACCGTATACTATG GCAAACTTCGAGATGGGCGTGAAGTTGCAGTCAAGCGCTTATATGAAAACAACTGCAGGAGAGTTGAGCAATTCATGAATGAAATTGCGATCCTTACTCGCTTACGCCACCAAAATCTCGTCCAACTTTATGGGTGCACCTCCCGTCACAGTCGCGAACTCGTGCTTGTTTATGAATACATTCCTAATGGCACCATTGCTGATCATCTTCATGGCAAAAAAGCAAAACCTGGTGCACTGCGATGGCCAACTCGAATGAAGATTGCCTTAGAGACTGCAAGTGCTTTGACATATCTCCATGCTTCTGATATCATCCACCGTGATgtgaaaacaaacaatattcttcTTGACAACAATTTTTGTGTGAAAGTCGCAGATTTTGGACTGTCTCGCCTTTTTCCAACCGACGTCTCCCATGTTTCAACTGCTCCACAAGGGACTCCTGGTTACGTCGACCCAGAGTATCACGAATGCTACCAGCTTAATGGCAAGAGCGATGTCTTTAGCTTCGGGGTAGTCTTGATCGAGCTTATATCATCCATGCCTGCTGTTGACATCACAAGGCATCGACATGAAATCAATTTGTCCACCATGGCTATCAACAAGATTCAAAACCACACATTGCATGAGCTTGTAGACAAATCTCTTGGATTTCAATCAGACTACAGGGTGCAGAGAATGATTACTGCAGTGGCGGAGTTGGCATTTCAGTGTCTGCAATATGTTAAAGACGTGAGACCATCGATGGGGGAAGTGCTGGAAGCACTACAGGATATACAAAATAAGGATTACAGTAAAGATGAGGCAGAGGAGATGGGCAAAGCAGCAGATGATGTTGGATTGTTGAAGAGGGATTCACTGCCACTTTCTCCTGATTCTGCTCTAAATTGGATCAGCACTTCTACAACATCAACTAGCAGTAGTTAA
- the LOC132185295 gene encoding LEAF RUST 10 DISEASE-RESISTANCE LOCUS RECEPTOR-LIKE PROTEIN KINASE-like 2.1, with protein sequence MDFHLSLSSIIIIQLFLSFFLTILPPSYCQEDDPAFVACNRTYTCGGISIPLPFWEGTRPGVCGHQVYNLRCGNEYPVIEIEGKEFGVLNINTSSRTFTIVRSDISWDGPCPPPPESINTTLDYTLFDYASTVQNITIFYGCHDPQGNIPGPNRFNCSEGVGADGKNNSYYLVDQSPLSVQFHERLQSNCDNNITVPILQSSAIALLHDPQGGARAVRQAMDKGFEVEYYSNPLPIDCSACEATAGVCGFNSTEQFVCYCGDQVQSSNRCPIETKGFLPGIVLALN encoded by the exons ATGGatttccatctctctctttcttccatcATCATCATACAGCTGTTCCTCTCCTTCTTCTTAACAATACTACCGCCATCTTACTGCCAGGAAGATGATCCTGCTTTTGTGGCGTGCAACCGTACATATACCTGTGGAGGCATCAGCATTCCGCTCCCTTTCTGGGAAGGTACCCGACCTGGAGTTTGCGGTCATCAAGTGTACAACCTCAGGTGCGGCAATGAATACCCGGTTATCgaaattgaaggaaaagaatTCGGCGTTCTAAACATCAACACATCTTCTCGAACCTTTACCATTGTAAGGTCGGACATCAGCTGGGATGGTCCTTGTCCTCCACCTCCAGAGTCGATAAATACCACCTTGGATTACACTTTGTTTGATTACGCTTCAACCGTTCAAAACATAACTATATTCTACGGCTGCCATGATCCTCAAGGCAACATACCAGGCCcaaatagatttaattgcaGCGAAGGAGTTGGTGCCGATGGGAAAAATAATTCTTATTACTTGGTAGACCAATCCCCCTTGAGCGTCCAATTCCATGAACGACTTCAAAGCAATTGCGACAACAATATAACGGTTCCGATTCTCCAGAGTAGTGCTATTGCTCTTCTTCACGACCCTCAGGGTGGAGCCCGGGCAGTTCGTCAAGCAATGGATAAAGGTTTTGAGGTGGAATATTACAGCAATCCATTGCCGATTGACTGTAGCGCGTGTGAGGCAACAGCTGGGGTATGCGGTTTTAACTCCACCGAGCAGTTTGTCTGCTATTGCGGTGACCAAGTGCAATCTAGTAATAGATGTCCAATTGAAACGAAAG GCTTTTTGCCGGGTATTGTTCTTGCTCTTAATTAG